From Halomicrobium salinisoli, the proteins below share one genomic window:
- the acs gene encoding acetate--CoA ligase alpha subunit: MGRLSTLFAPDRVAVIGATESEGAVGRAITENLQATYDGEVVAVNPNADEVLGLPCHDSVADVEDADEIDVAVVVVPPGIAVDAIREAGEAGVRNVVVITAGFGETGSEGAARERELRDVAAEYDLNLVGPNSLGVMSTPRGLNATFGNEMAQEGSVSFMSQSGAFVTAVLDWAAERDVGFKDIASLGNKAVLDEGDFVAEWGSDPGTDVILGYLEDVDEGAEFIRTAREVTRETPIVMVKSGRTDAGASAAASHTGAMAGSEEAYEAGLEQAGVLRVETVQELFDYAQILADQPLPDGDEVAIVTNAGGPGVMTTDAVGDAGLSLADFGDETLETLSESLPEEANIYNPVDVIGDAPAERFELALETVLQDDGVAMAVVVACPTAVLDFEELAEVVIDCQREYGLPIATTLMGAKSTGPAESTLNDAGVPTYFDPARAVDSLDALRRYDEIRSREHVEPETFDVDRERAREVIERGVDRGSNRLGVEAMELLDAYGIPTPEGEVVDSPGDAERVAEGIEGDVVMKIVSPDILHKSDIGGVEVGVSTDEVRDTYEDLVVRAREYQRDATIVGVQVQEMVDLDAGTETIVGTKRDPQFGPLVLFGLGGIFVEVLEDSTVRVAPVTKPEATAMIDDIESAPLLRGARGTEPVDEAAIVETIQRLSQLVTDFPSILELDVNPLVATPEGVTAVDLRLTIDQEEL, translated from the coding sequence ATGGGACGCCTATCGACGCTGTTCGCGCCGGACCGGGTCGCGGTGATCGGCGCGACCGAATCTGAAGGCGCCGTGGGTCGGGCGATCACGGAGAACCTGCAGGCGACGTACGACGGCGAGGTCGTGGCCGTCAACCCCAACGCCGACGAGGTCCTGGGGCTGCCCTGCCACGACAGCGTCGCCGACGTCGAGGACGCCGACGAGATCGACGTCGCGGTCGTGGTCGTCCCGCCCGGCATCGCCGTCGACGCCATCCGCGAGGCCGGGGAAGCCGGCGTCCGGAACGTCGTCGTGATCACCGCCGGGTTCGGCGAGACCGGCAGCGAGGGCGCGGCCCGCGAGCGCGAATTGCGGGACGTCGCCGCCGAGTACGACCTGAACCTGGTCGGCCCGAACAGCCTCGGCGTGATGAGCACGCCCCGGGGGCTGAACGCCACGTTCGGCAACGAGATGGCTCAGGAGGGGTCCGTCTCCTTCATGAGCCAGTCAGGGGCGTTCGTGACGGCGGTCCTCGACTGGGCCGCAGAGCGCGACGTCGGGTTCAAGGACATCGCGTCGCTGGGAAACAAGGCCGTCCTCGACGAGGGCGACTTCGTCGCCGAGTGGGGGTCGGACCCCGGCACCGACGTCATCCTGGGCTACCTCGAGGACGTCGACGAGGGCGCCGAGTTCATCAGGACGGCCCGGGAGGTCACCCGGGAGACGCCCATCGTGATGGTCAAGTCGGGGCGGACGGACGCCGGCGCCAGCGCCGCCGCCTCACACACCGGCGCCATGGCCGGCTCCGAGGAGGCCTACGAGGCCGGGCTGGAGCAGGCCGGCGTCCTCCGCGTCGAGACGGTCCAGGAACTGTTCGACTACGCCCAGATCCTGGCCGACCAGCCGCTGCCCGACGGCGACGAGGTGGCCATCGTCACCAACGCGGGCGGCCCGGGCGTGATGACCACCGACGCGGTCGGCGACGCCGGCCTCTCGCTCGCTGACTTCGGGGACGAAACTCTCGAGACCCTCTCGGAGTCGCTCCCGGAGGAGGCCAACATCTACAACCCCGTCGACGTCATCGGAGACGCGCCCGCCGAGCGGTTCGAACTCGCGCTGGAGACGGTCCTGCAGGACGACGGCGTCGCGATGGCCGTCGTCGTGGCCTGTCCGACGGCCGTGCTGGACTTCGAGGAGCTCGCCGAGGTGGTGATCGACTGTCAGCGCGAGTACGGTCTCCCGATCGCGACGACGCTGATGGGCGCCAAGTCGACCGGCCCGGCCGAGTCGACGCTGAACGACGCCGGCGTGCCGACGTACTTCGATCCGGCCCGCGCCGTCGACAGCCTCGACGCGCTGCGCCGCTACGACGAGATCCGGTCGCGCGAGCACGTCGAGCCGGAGACGTTCGACGTGGACCGCGAGCGGGCCCGGGAGGTCATCGAACGCGGCGTCGACCGCGGCTCGAACCGGCTGGGCGTCGAGGCGATGGAGCTGCTCGACGCCTACGGCATCCCGACGCCCGAGGGCGAGGTCGTCGACAGCCCGGGCGACGCAGAGCGGGTCGCCGAGGGGATCGAGGGCGACGTCGTCATGAAGATCGTCAGCCCGGACATCCTGCACAAGTCAGACATCGGCGGCGTCGAGGTCGGCGTCTCGACCGACGAGGTCCGGGACACATACGAGGACCTGGTCGTCCGCGCTCGCGAGTACCAGCGCGACGCCACCATCGTCGGCGTGCAGGTCCAGGAGATGGTCGATCTGGACGCCGGCACGGAGACGATCGTCGGCACCAAGCGCGATCCGCAGTTCGGACCGCTCGTGCTGTTCGGCCTCGGCGGCATCTTCGTGGAGGTCCTCGAGGACAGCACGGTCCGCGTCGCGCCGGTCACCAAACCGGAGGCGACGGCGATGATCGACGACATCGAGTCCGCCCCGCTGCTGCGCGGGGCGCGCGGCACGGAGCCGGTCGACGAGGCGGCCATCGTCGAAACTATCCAGCGGCTGTCACAACTCGTCACTGATTTCCCGTCCATCCTCGAACTGGACGTCAACCCGCTGGTCGCGACCCCGGAGGGCGTCACGGCGGTCGACCTGCGGCTCACCATCGACCAGGAGGAGCTATGA
- the bioD gene encoding dethiobiotin synthase, which translates to MSLFVVGTDTGVGKTVVTAGLTGWLRRDGIDAVAVKPCQTGYPSDDDAGEVQRVAGSEEAAVCLRRLEPALAPAVAAREADAGLSYDDILEGCRERIEASERALVEGIGGLRVPLADGRDVVDLVADLGLPALVVARSGLGTLNHTALTVEALRRRSVPVLGVVLNEYEGATTAERTNPDVIERENDLAVATLPPVDVADPDAVVDAVAEHLPDDFRGKEQGGTSPGGGSRGV; encoded by the coding sequence ATGAGCCTCTTCGTCGTCGGCACGGACACGGGCGTCGGGAAGACGGTCGTCACCGCCGGCCTGACGGGCTGGCTCCGCCGCGACGGGATCGACGCGGTCGCGGTCAAGCCCTGCCAGACGGGCTATCCGTCGGACGACGACGCGGGCGAGGTACAGCGGGTCGCCGGCAGCGAGGAGGCCGCGGTCTGCCTGCGCCGGCTCGAACCGGCCCTCGCGCCGGCTGTGGCCGCCCGGGAGGCCGACGCCGGCCTCTCCTACGATGACATTCTGGAGGGGTGCCGTGAACGGATCGAGGCCAGCGAGCGCGCCCTCGTCGAGGGGATCGGCGGCCTGCGCGTCCCGCTGGCCGACGGCCGGGACGTGGTCGACCTGGTCGCGGACCTCGGGCTCCCGGCGCTGGTCGTGGCCCGGTCGGGGCTGGGCACGCTCAACCACACCGCGCTGACCGTCGAGGCGCTGCGCCGCCGTTCTGTGCCCGTGCTCGGCGTCGTCCTCAACGAGTACGAGGGCGCGACGACCGCCGAGCGGACGAACCCGGACGTGATCGAGCGCGAGAACGACCTGGCCGTGGCGACGCTCCCGCCGGTCGACGTCGCGGATCCGGACGCCGTCGTCGACGCCGTCGCGGAGCACCTCCCGGACGACTTCCGCGGCAAAGAACAGGGGGGAACGAGTCCGGGTGGGGGATCCCGGGGGGTGTGA
- a CDS encoding phosphotransacetylase family protein, giving the protein MNTVLVTSTDDGIGKTAIAVALARTAQQAGHDVGYMKPKGTRLLSATGKTRDEDPMLAREVLDLDAEMHEMEPIVYSPTFVQEAVRGREDPEELRERVVENFEDLADGTDLMVLEGSDDLATGGIVDLTDVDVAEAIDARVVLISGYEDAGTADDVLAAAETIGDRLAGVLFNGVRDSEFDELTDAVMPFLEGRGVPVLGAVPRVQELAGVTVDELARSLGADVLTADASTDAHVERFTVGAMSGNAALEQFRRTRDAVMITGGDRSEIQTAALEASGIRALVLTGGFRPASAVLGRAEEEGVPVLLVQSDTRTTIDRVEDVLGSGRTRDSATVERMQELLTESIDLENALSVDL; this is encoded by the coding sequence ATGAACACTGTACTCGTCACCTCGACGGACGACGGCATCGGCAAGACGGCTATCGCGGTCGCGCTGGCGCGGACCGCCCAGCAGGCGGGCCACGACGTCGGCTACATGAAGCCCAAGGGGACGCGGCTGCTCAGCGCCACCGGAAAGACCAGAGACGAGGATCCAATGCTGGCCCGCGAGGTACTGGACCTCGACGCGGAGATGCACGAGATGGAGCCGATCGTGTACTCCCCGACGTTCGTGCAGGAGGCCGTCCGCGGGCGCGAGGACCCCGAGGAGCTCCGGGAGCGCGTCGTCGAGAACTTCGAGGACCTGGCCGACGGGACGGACCTGATGGTCCTCGAGGGCAGCGACGACCTCGCGACGGGCGGCATCGTCGACCTGACCGACGTCGACGTGGCCGAGGCCATCGACGCTCGCGTCGTCCTGATCTCCGGGTACGAGGACGCCGGTACCGCGGACGACGTGCTGGCCGCCGCCGAGACCATCGGCGACCGCCTGGCGGGCGTGCTGTTCAACGGCGTCCGCGACTCGGAGTTCGACGAGCTGACCGACGCCGTGATGCCGTTCCTCGAAGGCCGGGGCGTCCCAGTTCTGGGCGCGGTCCCGCGCGTTCAGGAGCTGGCCGGCGTCACCGTCGACGAGCTCGCCCGGAGCCTCGGTGCGGACGTGCTGACCGCCGACGCGAGCACGGACGCCCACGTCGAGCGGTTCACCGTCGGCGCGATGAGCGGCAACGCCGCCCTCGAGCAGTTCCGCCGCACCCGGGACGCCGTGATGATCACGGGCGGCGACCGCTCGGAGATCCAGACCGCCGCACTCGAGGCGTCGGGGATCCGCGCGCTGGTCCTGACCGGCGGCTTCCGGCCCGCCAGCGCCGTCCTCGGCCGGGCCGAGGAGGAGGGCGTCCCCGTACTCCTCGTCCAGTCCGACACGCGCACCACGATCGACCGCGTCGAGGACGTCCTCGGCTCCGGCCGGACCCGCGACAGCGCCACCGTCGAGCGGATGCAGGAGCTGCTTACCGAGAGTATCGACCTCGAAAACGCCCTGTCAGTCGATCTCTAA